A window from Drosophila subobscura isolate 14011-0131.10 chromosome O, UCBerk_Dsub_1.0, whole genome shotgun sequence encodes these proteins:
- the LOC117895984 gene encoding uncharacterized protein LOC117895984 yields the protein MNKQTAPEWVNKQLFVGLLEQTHDDFKAITNFATKAAISEGENYLTIVLRIQIGMQLKDDSEKEVSYILKIPLVNESGDDHEFHDLFIAEFQMYDRVIPELEALYAKNTSIAPSFKPLHLKFPAMTTKCDYILLEDLRTRGYRNAERTVGLDQLEVEAVLKKLAQWHAASAKRVTDLGEYEQGLRESYFTPEHLKLIEGFNMSFTVPFLECMQKYDLDPGQLLLISDYTSRLTDLYMEFGANDPQELNVLNHGDFWCNNFMFKYTDSGQVEDVCFVDFQLPKYGTPAQDLFCLLMTSPKFDIKLGKFDYFIEYYHRQLVEHLALLKYNQNAPTLSQLRANLRKNSLWAFICAQRMLPIVLMPPDEGSNIGNVMGDSEEASAFKRKMFQSPAYVQQIKTILPWLIERSFIR from the exons ATGAATAAGCAAACAGCACCGGAATGGGTGAATAAACAGCTTTTCGTTGGTTTGCTGGAACAGACTCACGATGATTTCAAGGCAATAACTAATTTCGCCACCAAAGCGGCCATCAGTGAGGGGGAAAACTATCTAACGATTGTGCTGCGCATTCAAATTGGAATGCAACTGAAAG ATGATAGCGAAAAGGAGGTCAGCTATATACTCAAGATTCCACTGGTCAACGAGAGTGGGGATGATCATGAGTTTCACGATTTGTTCATTGCGGAGTTTCAGATGTATGATCGAGTAATACCCGAACTGGAGGCACTCTATGCTAAGAATACTTCAATCGCACCCAGCTTTAAGCCATTGCACTTGAAGTTTCCCGCAATGACAACAAAGTGTGACTACATCCTCTTGGAAGATCTACGCACTAGAGGCTACAGGAATGCAGAGAGAACTGTTGGTCTGGACCAGCTGGAAGTTGAGGCAGTGCTCAAGAAGTTGGCTCAGTGGCATGCAGCCTCTGCCAAGAGAGTCACTGATTTGGGTGAATACGAGCAGGGTCTCAGGGAGAGCTACTTCACGCCCGAGCACCTGAAGTTGATTGAAGGATTCAACATGAGTTTCACTGTTCCTTTTCTGGAATGCATGCAGAAGTATGACCTGGATCCGGGACAACTTCTACTGATA AGCGACTACACTTCCCGCCTGACAGATCTATATATGGAGTTTGGAGCAAACGATCCTCAAGAGCTGAATGTGCTTAATCATGGGGATTTCTGGTGCAACAATTTCATGTTCAAGTACACAGATTCCGGGCAGGTTGAGGATGTCTGCTTCGTGGACTTTCAGCTGCCCAAATACG GCACACCCGCCCAAGATCTGTTCTGTCTGCTCATGACTTCGCCAAAGTTCGACATTAAACTAGGGAAGTTTGATTATTTTATAGAGTATTATCACCGACAGCTGGTGGAACACCTTGCGCTGCTCAAGTACAATCAAAATGCACCCACACTGTCGCAGCTTCGAGCAAATCTGCGCAAGAACAGCCTCTGGG CGTTCATATGTGCCCAGCGGATGCTGCCCATAGTTCTGATGCCCCCCGACGAGGGTTCCAATATTGGCAATGTCATGGGCGACTCGGAGGAGGCGTCCGCATTCAAGCGTAAGATGTTTCAGTCGCCAGCCTACGTGCAGCAAATCAAAACGATTTTGCCCTGGCTCATTGAACGCTCGTTTATAAGATGA
- the LOC117895978 gene encoding zinc finger protein 420 isoform X2, with translation MVQAEKLPHWLCSSCSQKLESAYEFVLLAKQTHKQWLQKLQDTGEIMGTGSLECLRETPIHLFEIEGVTIKTEALESTAADNGKTSCDPLVRTRIKKRTIFHFSDTEDDQDDVPLRQRRARSQAKRSSAKQHKCNLCGKSYIYITNLYRHKKRDHGYPGHSKSESSESAHDNKQKSAVAPQDSSNLEKNEDDNDEDDDNYYKCDQCDKSYKYIMMLVKHKQNAHEANQYQLPIKSVTKRKNRRDVGEAASPASSGKSTQRSRISNDSLVHSLIKSVELSDEDANSGNDNYYKCDQCHKSYKYIINLIKHKHKEHTEADNNSDAEDNPQLASTSACAAPYASASAAAGSSAKASRINRRVQGFDPHRCEPNGAKEIQCMICLRKFTKLRELREHLRAHPTDFNFQEHGEPIERIAEGFFKTAVESTVEGLKDRILRNLKMGVFGRFYSITNEARYEMNLDSSDTDSDGDADVVLRRSYACELCDAPEARWPRKYQLHEHHRQQHTWEEAPHVCQRCDARFLSLQLLEHHTLQLCHNTLKRFMCDKCPQRFFWRRNLRAHLVEHKSKQDNYPCDQCQRSFQHKSAVTKHKLMMHRDEKNQLIPCRWCSRTFYRSGLLYKHVERHGFTGDDMPLAETLLADAAKPSGPKTVQCKLCDLQFVSVADLRRHNAMLGHSDRITDYMISTETGFELLLEDTDDSDDDTTGGRSYSCDLCQMTFRRRREMSEHQYSLHTFDKLPYGCEHCIYKTVDKLMLEHHLRTQCLNTTKPFSCSRCRYKFMWKENLDQHFATQHSKQPPAQEQSSMPLRRRRRFRYQCPQCWRSFVVQASLDKHIRDMHVAKKNPRKKYLCSLCGLEALTPNKLNIHMRRHNGEKPFKCDLCDMRFTVHYELKVHRRKHTGERPYQCTFCDKHFARPDKLRRHVYMHSARR, from the exons ATGGTCCAGGCCGAGAAGTTGCCCCACTGGCTGTGCTCCAGTTGCTCCCAGAAGCTAGAGAGTGCCTATGAATTTGTACTGCTAGCGAAGCAGACGCACAAGCAGTGGCTGCAAAAACTTCAGGATACGGGGGAGATAATGGGCACTGGGTCCTTGGAGTGCCTGCGGGAGACCCCCATACACCTATTTGAGATCGAGGGGGTTACCATCAAAACGGAAGCGCTAGAGTCAACGGCTGCAGATAACGGGAAAACCTCCTGCGATCCTCTAGTCCGCACACGCATTAAAAAGCGTACAATCTTTCACTTCAGCGACACGGAGGATGACCAGGATGATGTGCCGCTAAGGCAACGCAGGGCGAGAAGTCAAGCGAAACGCTCATCAGCAAAGCAGCACAAATGCAATCTGTGCGGCAAATCCTACATTTATATCACAAATCTATATCGCCACAAGAAAAGGGATCACGGCTATCCAGGACATTCGAAGAGTGAGAGCTCCGAGTCCGCCCatgacaacaaacaaaagagcgCCGTGGCACCGCAAGACAGTTCCAACTTGGA aaaaaacgAAGATGAcaatgatgaggatgatgacaACTACTACAAGTGCGATCAGTGCGATAAATCCTACAAGTACATAATGATGCTAGTCAAGCACAAACAGAATGCCCATGAAGCTAACCAATATCAACTGCCAATCAAATCTGTGACCAAGcgaaaaaacagaagagacGTGGGCGAAGCGGCAAGCCCAGCTTCTTCTGGGAAATCCACACAACGCAGCAGAATCAGCAACGATAGCCTAGTCCACAGCCTCATCAAATCAGTGGA GCTTTCCGATGAGGATGCAAACAGCGGCAACGATAACTACTACAAGTGTGATCAGTGCCACAAGTCGTACAAATACATTATTAACCTCatcaagcacaagcacaaggaACACACGGAAGCCGACAACAACTCAGACGCCGAGGATAATCCACAATTGGCCTCCACATCTGCCTGCGCCGCTCCATATGCTAGCGCCTCCGCAGCTGCAGGCTCTTCCGCCAAAGCATCGCGAATCAATCGTCGCGTTCAGGGCTTCGACCCGCATCGCTGCGAGCCGAATGGCGCGAAGGAAATTCAGTGCATGATCTGCCTGCGAAAGTTCACTAAATTGCGAGAGCTGAGAGAACACCTGAGGGCGCATCCCACGGACTTTAATTTTCAGGAGCACGGTGAGCCCATTGAACGCATTGCCGAGGGCTTCTTCAAGACGGCTGTTGAGTCCACTGTGGAGGGTCTGAAGGACAGAATTCTGCGTAATCTCAAGATGGGTGTCTTCGGACGCTTCTATTCCATTACCAACGAGGCGCGCTACGAGATGAATTTGGACAGCTCGGACACGGATAGCGATGGCGATGCAGATGTTGTACTACGACGAAGCTATGCCTGTGAGCTATGCGACGCACCAGAGGCCCGGTGGCCGCGCAAGTATCAGCTGCACGAGCatcacaggcagcagcacacttGGGAAGAAGCTCCGCATGTGTGCCAGCGCTGCGACGCGCGTTTCCTCAgtctccagctgctggagcatcaTACCCTTCAGCTGTGCCATAACACACTGAAGCGATTCATGTGCGACAAGTGCCCGCAGCGCTTCTTCTGGCGTAGAAATCTGCGTGCCCATCTGGTCGAGCACAAGAGCAAG CAAGACAACTATCCGTGCGACCAGTGCCAGCGTAGTTTTCAGCATAAAAGCGCCGTGACCAAGCACAAGTTGATGATGCATCGCGATGAAAAGAATCAGCTTATTCCCTGCCGCTGGTGCTCACGGACATTCTACCGTTCCGGCCTCCTGTACAAGCATGTCGAGCGCCATGGCTTCACCGGCGACGACATGCCACTGGCAGAGACTTTGCTGGCCGATGCAGCCAAGCCATCGGGTCCAAAGACTGTCCAGTGCAAGCTCTGTGATCTGCAGTTCGTAAGCGTAGCAGATCTACGTCGGCACAATGCAATGCTGGGCCACAGTGACCGGATAACCGACTACATGATCAGCACTGAGACCGgcttcgagctgctgctggaggataCAGATGACAGCGATGACGACACTACGGGTGGCAGGTCCTACTCCTGCGATCTCTGTCAGATGACGTTCCGTCGCCGAAGAGAGATGAGCGAGCATCAGTATTCCCTGCACACATTTGACAAGCTGCCGTATGGCTGCGAACATTGCATTTACAAGACCGTGGATAAG CTCATGCTGGAGCATCATCTGCGCACACAATGCCTGAACACCACGAAGCCGTTcagctgctcccgctgcaGATACAAGTTCATGTGGAAGGAGAACCTGGATCAGCATTTTGCCACGCAGCATTCCAAGCAGCCACCCGCCCAGGAGCAGTCGTCTATGCCCTTGAGGAGAAGGCGACGCTTCAGGTATCAATGCCCTCAGTGCTGGCGTTCGTTTGTGGTGCAGGCCAGCCTTGATAAGCATATAAGGGACATGCATGTGGCCAAGAAGAATCCGCGCAAGAAATATCTGTGCTCCCTGTGTGGCCTGGAGGCGCTGACGCCCAACAAGCTCAACATTCATATGCGTCGCCACAACGGGGAAAAGCCCTTCAAATGCGATCTCTGCGACATGCGCTTCACAGTCCACTACGAGCTAAAGGTACATCGGAGGAAGCACACCGGCGAGCGACCCTACCAGTGCACCTTTTGTGACAAGCATTTTGCCCGACCCGACAAGCTGAGACGCCATGTCTACATGCACAGTGCTCGTCGCTAG
- the LOC117895978 gene encoding zinc finger protein 420 isoform X1 — translation MTRTCRICGDTNGRYRIETTVEKYAEKSFNQLLLELTKIELTMVQAEKLPHWLCSSCSQKLESAYEFVLLAKQTHKQWLQKLQDTGEIMGTGSLECLRETPIHLFEIEGVTIKTEALESTAADNGKTSCDPLVRTRIKKRTIFHFSDTEDDQDDVPLRQRRARSQAKRSSAKQHKCNLCGKSYIYITNLYRHKKRDHGYPGHSKSESSESAHDNKQKSAVAPQDSSNLEKNEDDNDEDDDNYYKCDQCDKSYKYIMMLVKHKQNAHEANQYQLPIKSVTKRKNRRDVGEAASPASSGKSTQRSRISNDSLVHSLIKSVELSDEDANSGNDNYYKCDQCHKSYKYIINLIKHKHKEHTEADNNSDAEDNPQLASTSACAAPYASASAAAGSSAKASRINRRVQGFDPHRCEPNGAKEIQCMICLRKFTKLRELREHLRAHPTDFNFQEHGEPIERIAEGFFKTAVESTVEGLKDRILRNLKMGVFGRFYSITNEARYEMNLDSSDTDSDGDADVVLRRSYACELCDAPEARWPRKYQLHEHHRQQHTWEEAPHVCQRCDARFLSLQLLEHHTLQLCHNTLKRFMCDKCPQRFFWRRNLRAHLVEHKSKQDNYPCDQCQRSFQHKSAVTKHKLMMHRDEKNQLIPCRWCSRTFYRSGLLYKHVERHGFTGDDMPLAETLLADAAKPSGPKTVQCKLCDLQFVSVADLRRHNAMLGHSDRITDYMISTETGFELLLEDTDDSDDDTTGGRSYSCDLCQMTFRRRREMSEHQYSLHTFDKLPYGCEHCIYKTVDKLMLEHHLRTQCLNTTKPFSCSRCRYKFMWKENLDQHFATQHSKQPPAQEQSSMPLRRRRRFRYQCPQCWRSFVVQASLDKHIRDMHVAKKNPRKKYLCSLCGLEALTPNKLNIHMRRHNGEKPFKCDLCDMRFTVHYELKVHRRKHTGERPYQCTFCDKHFARPDKLRRHVYMHSARR, via the exons ATGACCCGGACCTGCAGAATCTGTGGAGATACAAATGGGCGTTACAGGATCGAGACGACGGTGGAGAAGTATGCCGAGAAGTCCTTCAATCAGCTGTTGCTGGAGCTAACCAAAATTGAG TTGACCATGGTCCAGGCCGAGAAGTTGCCCCACTGGCTGTGCTCCAGTTGCTCCCAGAAGCTAGAGAGTGCCTATGAATTTGTACTGCTAGCGAAGCAGACGCACAAGCAGTGGCTGCAAAAACTTCAGGATACGGGGGAGATAATGGGCACTGGGTCCTTGGAGTGCCTGCGGGAGACCCCCATACACCTATTTGAGATCGAGGGGGTTACCATCAAAACGGAAGCGCTAGAGTCAACGGCTGCAGATAACGGGAAAACCTCCTGCGATCCTCTAGTCCGCACACGCATTAAAAAGCGTACAATCTTTCACTTCAGCGACACGGAGGATGACCAGGATGATGTGCCGCTAAGGCAACGCAGGGCGAGAAGTCAAGCGAAACGCTCATCAGCAAAGCAGCACAAATGCAATCTGTGCGGCAAATCCTACATTTATATCACAAATCTATATCGCCACAAGAAAAGGGATCACGGCTATCCAGGACATTCGAAGAGTGAGAGCTCCGAGTCCGCCCatgacaacaaacaaaagagcgCCGTGGCACCGCAAGACAGTTCCAACTTGGA aaaaaacgAAGATGAcaatgatgaggatgatgacaACTACTACAAGTGCGATCAGTGCGATAAATCCTACAAGTACATAATGATGCTAGTCAAGCACAAACAGAATGCCCATGAAGCTAACCAATATCAACTGCCAATCAAATCTGTGACCAAGcgaaaaaacagaagagacGTGGGCGAAGCGGCAAGCCCAGCTTCTTCTGGGAAATCCACACAACGCAGCAGAATCAGCAACGATAGCCTAGTCCACAGCCTCATCAAATCAGTGGA GCTTTCCGATGAGGATGCAAACAGCGGCAACGATAACTACTACAAGTGTGATCAGTGCCACAAGTCGTACAAATACATTATTAACCTCatcaagcacaagcacaaggaACACACGGAAGCCGACAACAACTCAGACGCCGAGGATAATCCACAATTGGCCTCCACATCTGCCTGCGCCGCTCCATATGCTAGCGCCTCCGCAGCTGCAGGCTCTTCCGCCAAAGCATCGCGAATCAATCGTCGCGTTCAGGGCTTCGACCCGCATCGCTGCGAGCCGAATGGCGCGAAGGAAATTCAGTGCATGATCTGCCTGCGAAAGTTCACTAAATTGCGAGAGCTGAGAGAACACCTGAGGGCGCATCCCACGGACTTTAATTTTCAGGAGCACGGTGAGCCCATTGAACGCATTGCCGAGGGCTTCTTCAAGACGGCTGTTGAGTCCACTGTGGAGGGTCTGAAGGACAGAATTCTGCGTAATCTCAAGATGGGTGTCTTCGGACGCTTCTATTCCATTACCAACGAGGCGCGCTACGAGATGAATTTGGACAGCTCGGACACGGATAGCGATGGCGATGCAGATGTTGTACTACGACGAAGCTATGCCTGTGAGCTATGCGACGCACCAGAGGCCCGGTGGCCGCGCAAGTATCAGCTGCACGAGCatcacaggcagcagcacacttGGGAAGAAGCTCCGCATGTGTGCCAGCGCTGCGACGCGCGTTTCCTCAgtctccagctgctggagcatcaTACCCTTCAGCTGTGCCATAACACACTGAAGCGATTCATGTGCGACAAGTGCCCGCAGCGCTTCTTCTGGCGTAGAAATCTGCGTGCCCATCTGGTCGAGCACAAGAGCAAG CAAGACAACTATCCGTGCGACCAGTGCCAGCGTAGTTTTCAGCATAAAAGCGCCGTGACCAAGCACAAGTTGATGATGCATCGCGATGAAAAGAATCAGCTTATTCCCTGCCGCTGGTGCTCACGGACATTCTACCGTTCCGGCCTCCTGTACAAGCATGTCGAGCGCCATGGCTTCACCGGCGACGACATGCCACTGGCAGAGACTTTGCTGGCCGATGCAGCCAAGCCATCGGGTCCAAAGACTGTCCAGTGCAAGCTCTGTGATCTGCAGTTCGTAAGCGTAGCAGATCTACGTCGGCACAATGCAATGCTGGGCCACAGTGACCGGATAACCGACTACATGATCAGCACTGAGACCGgcttcgagctgctgctggaggataCAGATGACAGCGATGACGACACTACGGGTGGCAGGTCCTACTCCTGCGATCTCTGTCAGATGACGTTCCGTCGCCGAAGAGAGATGAGCGAGCATCAGTATTCCCTGCACACATTTGACAAGCTGCCGTATGGCTGCGAACATTGCATTTACAAGACCGTGGATAAG CTCATGCTGGAGCATCATCTGCGCACACAATGCCTGAACACCACGAAGCCGTTcagctgctcccgctgcaGATACAAGTTCATGTGGAAGGAGAACCTGGATCAGCATTTTGCCACGCAGCATTCCAAGCAGCCACCCGCCCAGGAGCAGTCGTCTATGCCCTTGAGGAGAAGGCGACGCTTCAGGTATCAATGCCCTCAGTGCTGGCGTTCGTTTGTGGTGCAGGCCAGCCTTGATAAGCATATAAGGGACATGCATGTGGCCAAGAAGAATCCGCGCAAGAAATATCTGTGCTCCCTGTGTGGCCTGGAGGCGCTGACGCCCAACAAGCTCAACATTCATATGCGTCGCCACAACGGGGAAAAGCCCTTCAAATGCGATCTCTGCGACATGCGCTTCACAGTCCACTACGAGCTAAAGGTACATCGGAGGAAGCACACCGGCGAGCGACCCTACCAGTGCACCTTTTGTGACAAGCATTTTGCCCGACCCGACAAGCTGAGACGCCATGTCTACATGCACAGTGCTCGTCGCTAG
- the LOC117895983 gene encoding uncharacterized protein LOC117895983: protein MAANKVPEWINAELFEDVLKSTVPGYTKVKTFKADIGSAAGENYATIMLRVNIEVELEDGKSKDVSYMVKLPHQLEFYQEMMKTNNIFDIERMMYSEVVPEMEALYKEVGVDVIFGARSYDFKGAKTDYVLLEDLGQKGFKNANRLEGLDQAHAERVLKKLAQWHAASAVRVATKGAYPELLNLGFFKEESRPMMTEMINGMMARFLKVVVTYEGHEEYIEQIKKLIPVTVDEMFKMAKIDTQEFNVLNHGDSWSNNVMFQYDAFGKIKEVYLVDYQIPKYGTVAQDLLYFLLSSTKLEDKLSKFDYYIKFYHDNLIENLKILKYTKPLPTLRSIHSSLLKHGVFGYSVVTGVMGAVLLDPSENASFENFVGDSEAGEAFQMQLYTNPRYRKHIQVILPWLLNRGALETSAPTSS, encoded by the exons ATGGCGGCGAACAAAGTCCCCGAGTGGATCAATGCGGAACTATTTGAAGATGTTCTCAAGTCAACAGTGCCTGGCTACACCAAAGTGAAGACCTTTAAGGCTGACATCGGCTCTGCCGCGGGAGAAAACTATGCAACGATTATGCTGCGTGTCAACATCGAAGTGGAGCTGGAAG ATGGAAAATCCAAGGATGTTTCCTACATGGTCAAGCTGCCCCATCAGCTTGAGTTTTACCAGGAAATGATGAAGACTAATAACATCTTCGACATTGAACGCATGATGTACAGCGAAGTTGTACCCGAGATGGAGGCTCTGTACAAGGAAGTGGGCGTGGATGTGATTTTCGGAGCCAGAAGCTACGATTTCAAGGGAGCCAAGACCGATTATGTTCTGCTTGAGGATCTGGGACAAAAGGGCTTTAAAAATGCCAACCGTCTGGAGGGACTGGATCAGGCGCACGCAGAAAGAGTTCTGAAGAAGCTGGCCCAATGGCACGCGGCCTCGGCCGTGCGTGTGGCCACCAAGGGCGCATACCCGGAGTTACTTAACCTCGGGTTCTTCAAGGAGGAGAGCAGGCCCATGATGACCGAAATGATTAACGGCATGATGGCGAGATTCCTCAAAGTCGTCGTCACCTACGAGGGTCACGAGGAGTACATAGAGCAGATT AAAAAACTCATTCCTGTGACCGTGGATGAAATGTTCAAAATGGCCAAGATCGATACACAGGAGTTTAATGTTCTAAATCATGGAGACTCCTGGTCCAACAACGTAATGTTCCAATACGATGCCTTCGGCAAGATCAAGGAGGTGTATCTTGTGGACTATCAGATTCCCAAGTACGGTACAGTGGCGCAGGATCTGTTATACTTCCTGCTTTCGTCCACCAAGCTGGAGGATAAGCTGAGCAAATTCGATTACTACATCAAGTTCTACCATGACAATCTGATCGAGAACCTGAAGATCCTCAAGTACACAAAACCCTTGCCCACACTGCGCAGCATTCACTCGTCCCTGCTTAAACACGGAGTTTTCG GTTACTCTGTTGTCACTGGAGTTATGGGTGCAGTTCTTTTAGATCCTTCGGAGAATGCCAGCTTTGAGAATTTCGTTGGCGACAGTGAAGCTGGAGAGGCCTTCCAGATGCAGCTGTATACCAATCCTCGTTACCGGAAGCACATCCAGGTGATCCTGCCCTGGCTCCTGAATCGCGGGGCCCTGGAGACTAGTGCGCCAACAAGTTCATGA
- the LOC117895978 gene encoding zinc finger protein 431 isoform X3, producing MTTNKRAPWHRKTVPTWSEKNEDDNDEDDDNYYKCDQCDKSYKYIMMLVKHKQNAHEANQYQLPIKSVTKRKNRRDVGEAASPASSGKSTQRSRISNDSLVHSLIKSVELSDEDANSGNDNYYKCDQCHKSYKYIINLIKHKHKEHTEADNNSDAEDNPQLASTSACAAPYASASAAAGSSAKASRINRRVQGFDPHRCEPNGAKEIQCMICLRKFTKLRELREHLRAHPTDFNFQEHGEPIERIAEGFFKTAVESTVEGLKDRILRNLKMGVFGRFYSITNEARYEMNLDSSDTDSDGDADVVLRRSYACELCDAPEARWPRKYQLHEHHRQQHTWEEAPHVCQRCDARFLSLQLLEHHTLQLCHNTLKRFMCDKCPQRFFWRRNLRAHLVEHKSKQDNYPCDQCQRSFQHKSAVTKHKLMMHRDEKNQLIPCRWCSRTFYRSGLLYKHVERHGFTGDDMPLAETLLADAAKPSGPKTVQCKLCDLQFVSVADLRRHNAMLGHSDRITDYMISTETGFELLLEDTDDSDDDTTGGRSYSCDLCQMTFRRRREMSEHQYSLHTFDKLPYGCEHCIYKTVDKLMLEHHLRTQCLNTTKPFSCSRCRYKFMWKENLDQHFATQHSKQPPAQEQSSMPLRRRRRFRYQCPQCWRSFVVQASLDKHIRDMHVAKKNPRKKYLCSLCGLEALTPNKLNIHMRRHNGEKPFKCDLCDMRFTVHYELKVHRRKHTGERPYQCTFCDKHFARPDKLRRHVYMHSARR from the exons atgacaacaaacaaaagagcgCCGTGGCACCGCAAGACAGTTCCAACTTGGAGTGA aaaaaacgAAGATGAcaatgatgaggatgatgacaACTACTACAAGTGCGATCAGTGCGATAAATCCTACAAGTACATAATGATGCTAGTCAAGCACAAACAGAATGCCCATGAAGCTAACCAATATCAACTGCCAATCAAATCTGTGACCAAGcgaaaaaacagaagagacGTGGGCGAAGCGGCAAGCCCAGCTTCTTCTGGGAAATCCACACAACGCAGCAGAATCAGCAACGATAGCCTAGTCCACAGCCTCATCAAATCAGTGGA GCTTTCCGATGAGGATGCAAACAGCGGCAACGATAACTACTACAAGTGTGATCAGTGCCACAAGTCGTACAAATACATTATTAACCTCatcaagcacaagcacaaggaACACACGGAAGCCGACAACAACTCAGACGCCGAGGATAATCCACAATTGGCCTCCACATCTGCCTGCGCCGCTCCATATGCTAGCGCCTCCGCAGCTGCAGGCTCTTCCGCCAAAGCATCGCGAATCAATCGTCGCGTTCAGGGCTTCGACCCGCATCGCTGCGAGCCGAATGGCGCGAAGGAAATTCAGTGCATGATCTGCCTGCGAAAGTTCACTAAATTGCGAGAGCTGAGAGAACACCTGAGGGCGCATCCCACGGACTTTAATTTTCAGGAGCACGGTGAGCCCATTGAACGCATTGCCGAGGGCTTCTTCAAGACGGCTGTTGAGTCCACTGTGGAGGGTCTGAAGGACAGAATTCTGCGTAATCTCAAGATGGGTGTCTTCGGACGCTTCTATTCCATTACCAACGAGGCGCGCTACGAGATGAATTTGGACAGCTCGGACACGGATAGCGATGGCGATGCAGATGTTGTACTACGACGAAGCTATGCCTGTGAGCTATGCGACGCACCAGAGGCCCGGTGGCCGCGCAAGTATCAGCTGCACGAGCatcacaggcagcagcacacttGGGAAGAAGCTCCGCATGTGTGCCAGCGCTGCGACGCGCGTTTCCTCAgtctccagctgctggagcatcaTACCCTTCAGCTGTGCCATAACACACTGAAGCGATTCATGTGCGACAAGTGCCCGCAGCGCTTCTTCTGGCGTAGAAATCTGCGTGCCCATCTGGTCGAGCACAAGAGCAAG CAAGACAACTATCCGTGCGACCAGTGCCAGCGTAGTTTTCAGCATAAAAGCGCCGTGACCAAGCACAAGTTGATGATGCATCGCGATGAAAAGAATCAGCTTATTCCCTGCCGCTGGTGCTCACGGACATTCTACCGTTCCGGCCTCCTGTACAAGCATGTCGAGCGCCATGGCTTCACCGGCGACGACATGCCACTGGCAGAGACTTTGCTGGCCGATGCAGCCAAGCCATCGGGTCCAAAGACTGTCCAGTGCAAGCTCTGTGATCTGCAGTTCGTAAGCGTAGCAGATCTACGTCGGCACAATGCAATGCTGGGCCACAGTGACCGGATAACCGACTACATGATCAGCACTGAGACCGgcttcgagctgctgctggaggataCAGATGACAGCGATGACGACACTACGGGTGGCAGGTCCTACTCCTGCGATCTCTGTCAGATGACGTTCCGTCGCCGAAGAGAGATGAGCGAGCATCAGTATTCCCTGCACACATTTGACAAGCTGCCGTATGGCTGCGAACATTGCATTTACAAGACCGTGGATAAG CTCATGCTGGAGCATCATCTGCGCACACAATGCCTGAACACCACGAAGCCGTTcagctgctcccgctgcaGATACAAGTTCATGTGGAAGGAGAACCTGGATCAGCATTTTGCCACGCAGCATTCCAAGCAGCCACCCGCCCAGGAGCAGTCGTCTATGCCCTTGAGGAGAAGGCGACGCTTCAGGTATCAATGCCCTCAGTGCTGGCGTTCGTTTGTGGTGCAGGCCAGCCTTGATAAGCATATAAGGGACATGCATGTGGCCAAGAAGAATCCGCGCAAGAAATATCTGTGCTCCCTGTGTGGCCTGGAGGCGCTGACGCCCAACAAGCTCAACATTCATATGCGTCGCCACAACGGGGAAAAGCCCTTCAAATGCGATCTCTGCGACATGCGCTTCACAGTCCACTACGAGCTAAAGGTACATCGGAGGAAGCACACCGGCGAGCGACCCTACCAGTGCACCTTTTGTGACAAGCATTTTGCCCGACCCGACAAGCTGAGACGCCATGTCTACATGCACAGTGCTCGTCGCTAG